From the genome of Nocardia mangyaensis:
CGAGTTCAGTTTCGAACCCGATGCGGTGAGGGCCGCGGTGAAGGAGATCGACTCCTACATCCACGAGCTGATCGTGTCACGTGGCAAGATCGCGAGCGGGGAGAGCGCCAGCGGATTCGGCACGCTCCCGTCGGGTATGGAGCTTCAGCTGGGCTTTCAGAACAAAGCTCGATCCGCTGGTAGCGCGATCAATCAGCTGATCGAGGGCGCGATGCAGATCCAGGAGGGGTTCCTTCGATCCGCGGGGCTGATCGAAGACGCCGACAGTGTGAGCGCTCGCCGAATCGCTCTGATGGCCAGCACGGTTGAGGGACCGCAATGACGAGGAACGGTCGGCGCCTGCTGCTGGCAGTGCTGGTGCTTGCGCTGGCGCCCGGTGCCTGTGCGACGCAGGAGTCAGATTCGCCCGACAGCCCGTCTGCCACGACCACGACCACGACCCCGACCCGGACCTTCGCGGCGCCGGTTGGTGATCCACCGCAGCAGGGTCGAGGGACGAAGATTCCCGTTCGGTGGGACCCGTGTGTCGAGATACCCGACTCCACGGTGTCCGCTGCCGGGTTCGCCCCGGACACCCGCGAACGATCGGATGCCATCAACTATGACTACGCGTTCATCGGTTGCCAGTTCGAGCGCCAGGAAGACGTGCGTGGTCAGATGCTTGGAACAGGACTGATGTTCGTATCATCAGCGAACATCGGCCTCGAACAGATACGTGAGCGCGAAGACGAAGAGGAGTTCACCGTCAACGGACGGGCTGGCGTCTTCTATCGTGATCGTCCTGCCGAAGCCTGCTTGGTGGCGTTTCCCGGACCGGATGGCGTCGTTCACATCAGTGTCTCGAGCTCCATAGCACTCACTGATTGGAACGCGTGCGATCACATCGATGGGATCGCTGGTGCGATCGAACCCCTCGTCCCGAAGTGACGGAAGCCGACAACTGATATGACGAACTCCTTGGACCCACTTCAGCAGAAGACATCGAACCTGGTGTCCGCGCTCACCTCGACCCGCTCCACGGCCA
Proteins encoded in this window:
- a CDS encoding DUF3558 family protein, with the translated sequence MTRNGRRLLLAVLVLALAPGACATQESDSPDSPSATTTTTTPTRTFAAPVGDPPQQGRGTKIPVRWDPCVEIPDSTVSAAGFAPDTRERSDAINYDYAFIGCQFERQEDVRGQMLGTGLMFVSSANIGLEQIREREDEEEFTVNGRAGVFYRDRPAEACLVAFPGPDGVVHISVSSSIALTDWNACDHIDGIAGAIEPLVPK